One window of the Salvia miltiorrhiza cultivar Shanhuang (shh) chromosome 6, IMPLAD_Smil_shh, whole genome shotgun sequence genome contains the following:
- the LOC130988110 gene encoding FIP1[V]-like protein codes for MEDDDEFGDLYTDVLRPLEAQFQPQREQHAPASAAGKAPPPQGRPIDLNIDSDDEEILYGASDSTTRKSNPPSGNSDALIREKTLPEPRGIDLNLDSNPGTARIDGLVGKGGDGSGFDARVLEKGRGLELRDKASGESSFMEDEDDINIIVEEREDKDGDLVENDASLTSKDEKMYATTVQEGNTMNLLNDAGEMGTQQMIPGLSGGLENPRPPNIEDEWESEESDDDLQIVLNDNHHGPMGMERMPGVIDDDDEDGEPLVIVADNGDVGHPHHQAQRNADEQEWGGEEGGSGADGEKDSGDIMKASGGGGGTAPAAAQPKIAYSNHAYHHPFSSQFKYVRPGAAPFPPAAPGAMPGQVRPPISMGPPAGRGRGDWRPAGMKGTLPQKGFHPPAWGVNSAGRGYGSGLDFTLPSHKTIFEVDIDSFEEKPWKLPGIDVSDFFNFGLNEDSWRDYCKQLEQLRLEMTMQSKIRVYESGRAEQDYDPDLPPELAAAVGIQDNNSSQKGSHGKVDAGPTDLARAAARERPSLPVGRPIPVETGSGDRLPSIDTRRPRMHDMDAIIEIACQSPMDGDDISEQQDSDTARKDHLGGGDEADSVQHDEVDHIDSYSPAFTGNKRNFESRRSQPKSAVNNDGIAREDVPHLPSENSHSDRETSVPRDERSTKGRRNIRSPVKSAHENKRGEHIAGDLKEESYRAGDAKQTPALSSSHSIGSDGEQDVAVADEMNDASVVDDKSFNMDREEMTSDAPNRGKREEGSLYSTKKQKLSSHVGLLPREYEDGKDSKAARSNDSKARSGSSEHLQSSPDDVNDEALQDRHPLRAGNIRREVGDEDNAHRKDHYDRDEAVRQNIVVKGREDSLSRRGGDANSSLHRHGKADNADWRKGSDVSEGTWNRRDDDHRGRRTRLEDPRKREHGREISSRDRDKLREKDKSEKDEHHQSRNQLDNGGWRGPNHEFDSIGSRQRDRDDHLKSRSERVDDIHSTRRKEETHVRRTNAEKDDISHSHRESSTRRKRERDDSSDLLKRDEQGRSKDDEVHFARQKEGGSSQRERSERQRERDEWHRTKQDDLLSKRERVETRPVMRSGRAAEDKTWPSHSRGNDDYKGSSREYHPKDIGRHTDQLKPRDRVENESFSQRRSHDDVYARGNQLNNDEKRTRYEKTSNRDDRAAYGSDTSRAHEYKRKEASRRSRDSDSGDHSSLIPSKRNQDEDGGRINEKASMRGRTEQQSGHGHANHQSSRKHKEEASTDEEQADSRRGRSKLERWTSHKERDFGITPAPSSSLKKRDRERERDRERDTHNSSGATGPPEDPSEKIEEDKPQPPVVDNKDGGPEMNSDNTKAVAVEDKHLDTVAKLKKRSERFKLPMPIDKDAVAVKKMESEPTLPSSQVETRPDSEIKSERPARKRRWTGN; via the exons ATGGAGGACGACGATGAGTTCGGAGATCTCTACACAGACGTCCTCCGCCCCCTCGAGGCGCAGTTTCAGCCGCAGCGCGAGCAACACGCGCCCGCCTCAGCTGCTGGAAAGGCGCCGCCGCCGCAGGGCCGGCCGATCGATCTCAACATCGATAGCGACGATGAGGAGATTCTGTACGGAGCTTCGGATTCGACGACTCGGAAGTCGAATCCCCCCAGTGGGAACTCGGACGCCTTGATTCGAGAGAAAACCCTTCCTGAGCCTAGGGGAATTGATTTGAATttggattcgaacccggggacGGCGAGGATTGACGGATTAGTTGGAAAGGGAGGCGATGGTTCGGGGTTTGATGCTAGGGTTTTGGAGAAGGGGCGTGGTTTGGAGTTGCGCGACAAGGCGTCTGGTGAATCGAGTTTCATGGAGGATGAAGATGATATTAATATAATTGTGGAAGAAAGGGAGGATAAAGATGGAGACTTGGTGGAGAATGACGCTAGCTTGACGAGCAAGGATGAGAAGATGTATGCTACCACAGTTCAAGAGGGAAATACTATGAATTTGTTGAATGATGCAGGTGAAATGGGTACGCAGCAGATGATCCCTGGGCTTTCGGGCGGATTGGAGAATCCCAGGCCTCCAAATATTGAGGATGAGTGGGAGAGTGAAGAGAGTGATGATGATCTGCAGATAGTGCTAAACGACAACCACCATGGGCCAATGGGGATGGAAAGGATGCCGGGAGtgattgatgatgatgatgaagatggaGAACCGTTGGTGATTGTCGCGGATAATGGTGATGTTGGCCACCCTCATCACCAGGCACAGAGGAATGCGGACGAGCAAGAGTGGGGCGGTGAGGAAGGGGGATCTGGAGCTGACGGGGAGAAGGATTCGGGGGATATCATGAAGGCAAGTGGAGGAGGAGGTGGGACTGCTCCAGCAGCTGCACAGCCAAAGATTGCATATAGCAATCATGCATACCATCATCCATTCTCTTCACAGTTCAAG TATGTGAGACCTGGCGCAGCACCTTTCCCTCCAGCAGCTCCTGGGGCAATGCCAGGTCAAGTTCGTCCACCCATCAGCATGGGGCCTCCAGCTGGACGTGGAAGAGGTGATTGGAGGCCAGCAGGAATGAAGGGGACCTTGCCCCAGAAAGGGTTCCATCCTCCAGCTTGGGGAGTTAATTCAGCAGGTCGTGGCTATGGAAGTGGTTTAGATTTCACTCTTCCTTCACACAA GACCATTTTTGAAGTTGATATTGATAGTTTTGAAGAAAAACCATGGAAACTTCCTGGTATTGATGTATCTGACTTTTTCAACTTTGGTTTGAATGAGGATAGTTGGAGAGATTACTGCAAACAACTG GAACAACTCAGGCTTGAGATGACTATGCAAAGCAAAATTCGTGTTTATGAAAGTGGCAGGGCAGAACAG GATTATGATCCAGATCTTCCGCCAGAGCTTGCAGCTGCAGTCGGTATTCAAGATAATAATTCATCTCAAAAAGGAAGTCATGGAAAGGTGGATGCTGGTCCAACTGACTTAGCAAGAGCAGCTGCACGGGAACGGCCTTCTCTT CCTGTTGGCAGACCTATACCAGTAGAAACTGGTTCTGGTGATCGTCTGCCATCAATTGATACAAGGCGTCCAAGAATGCATGATATGGATGCAATTATCGAG ATCGCCTGCCAGAGTCCCATGGATGGTGATGACATATCAGAGCAACAGGATAGTGATACTGCAAGAAAGGATCATCTTGGCGGAGGTGATGAAGCTGATAGTGTTCAACACGATGAGGTGGACCATATCGATAGCTATTCTCCTGCATTTACTGGTAATAAGAGAAATTTTGAATCAAGAAGATCACAGCCAAAGAGCGCTGTCAATAATGATGGTATTGCAAGAGAGGATGTTCCACATCTTCCTTCAGAAAATTCCCATTCTGATAGGGAGACTAGTGTCCCGCGAGACGAGAG GTCTACAAAGGGAAGGAGGAACATCAGATCTCCTGTGAAGTCTGCTCATGAGAATAAAAGAGGAGAACATATTGCAGGAGATCTAAAGGAAGAATCATATCGTGCTGGGGATGCTAAGCAAACTCCTGCCTTGTCATCTTCCCACTCCATTGGATCTGATGGGGAGCAAGATGTAGCAGTTGCAGATGAGATGAATGATGCTTCAGTGGTGGATGATAAAAGCTTTAATATGGATAGGGAGGAAATGACTTCAGATGCGCCAAACAGGGGGAAACGAGAAGAGGGAAGCCTTTATtcaacaaagaaacaaaagctAAGTTCACACGTAGGACTACTTCCACGAGAGTATGAGGATGGGAAAGACTCAAAGGCTGCAAGGAGTAATGACAGCAAAGCAAGATCAGGAAGTAGTGAACATCTTCAGAGTTCTCCTGATGATGTCAACGACGAAGCCCTTCAGGATAGGCACCCTCTTCGAGCAGGTAACATCAGGAGAGAAGTAGGAGATGAGGATAATGCTCATAGGAAAGACCACTATGATAGAGATGAAGCTGTAAGACAGAACATTGTGGTGAAAGGGAGAGAAGATTCTCTTTCACGTAGAGGTGGGGATGCTAACTCATCACTTCATCGGCATGGGAAAGCTGACAATGCTGACTGGAGGAAGGGTAGTGATGTATCCGAAGGAACCTGGAATCGGAGAGATGATGATCATCGTGGTAGAAGAACAAGACTTGAAGACCCGAGAAAGAGGGAGCATGGTCGTGAAATCAGCTCCAGAGATCGAGATAAGCTTAGAGAAAAAGATAAGAGTGAGAAAGATGAACATCATCAATCAAGAAATCAGCTGGATAATGGCGGTTGGAGGGGGCCTAATCATGAATTTGATTCCATAGGATCTAGACAAAGAGATAGGGATGATCATCTTAAAAGTAGGAGTGAAAGGGTAGATGACATTCACAGCACCAGAAGAAAAGAAGAGACGCATGTGAGACGGACAAATGCTGAAAAGGATGATATTTCTCATAGTCACAGAGAAAGTAGCACCCggaggaaaagagagagagatgatagCTCTGATCTGCTCAAAAGAGATGAGCAAGGTAGATCAAAGGATGATGAGGTGCATTTTGCTCGTCAAAAAGAAGGGGGATCGTCTCAAAGGGAGAGGAGTGAAAGGCAGAGAGAGCGTGATGAATGGCATAGAACTAAACAAGATGACCTTTTGTCGAAGAGGGAAAGAGTAGAAACTCGGCCAGTGATGAGGAGTGGGCGAGCGGCTGAAGATAAAACATGGCCAAGTCATTCAAGAGGGAATGATGACTACAAAGGATCTAGCAGAGAGTACCATCCAAAGGATATAGGCAGGCACACTGATCAACTAAAGCCAAGGGATCGAGTTGAAAATGAGAGTTTTTCACAGCGTAGGAGCCATGACGATGTTTATGCTCGTGGAAATCAACTGAACAATGATGAGAAAAGAACAAGATATGAAAAGACTAGCAATCGGGATGATCGTGCTGCCTATGGTTCCGATACTTCTAGGGCACATGAATACAAAAGGAAAGAAGCTAGTCGAAGGAGTAGAGATTCAGACAGTGGAGATCACAGTTCCTTGATACCTTCCAAGAGGAATCAGGATGAGGATGGGGGTCGAATAAATGAGAAG GCAAGCATGAGAGGCAGAACTGAGCAGCAAAGTGGTCATGGTCATGCAAATCACCAATCATCTCGAAAGCACAAAGAAGAGGCTTCAACTGACGAAGAACAAGCTGACTCAAGAAGGGGTCGATCCAAATTGGAACGCTGGACTAGCCATAAGGAGAGGGATTTTGGCATCACTCCCGCTCCATCATCTTCTTTGAAGAAACGAGATCGAGAGCGGGAGAGAGATCGAGAGCGAGATACACACAACAGTAGTGGGGCGACCGGGCCTCCTGAAGATCCTTCCGAAAAGATAGAAGAAGATAAACCACAACCGCCTGTGGTTGATAACAAAGATGGTGGTCCAGAAATGAATAGCGACAACACTAAAGCAGTGGCCGTGGAGGATAAACACTTGGACACCGTTGCCAAGTTGAAGAAACGAAGTGAGCGTTTCAAGCTTCCTATGCCTATTGATAAAGATGCGGTTGCAGTAAAGAAGATGGAGAGCGAGCCGACTTTGCCTTCAAGCCAAGTGGAGACGCGCCCCGATTCAGAGATCAAATCGGAGCGGCCAGCTCGAAAGAGGAGGTGGACTGGCAATTAA